In Tripterygium wilfordii isolate XIE 37 chromosome 17, ASM1340144v1, whole genome shotgun sequence, the genomic window TATTGTATACCATCATAGTTTCTAAAACTTTTCATTATCCACAATAGTGGTGAAATTTTGGCGGTTTCAAATCCTTTTCAGGTTTGGTGTTTTGTTTAATATGGCACGGCTTTCTCTGGATGACTTCAGTGGTGGATTTGAGAAGGGACTGTGGTGGCAACGCGTTTTCGGTGGATATAGCATTACAACTTGGTTGGTAGTTCTGAATCTCGGATCTACTGGCTTACTGGTTTCGTGGTTGATGAAGTATGCTGACATTATTGTAAAGGTAATCTTCTATCTTTCCTATGGAGTGACATTCATAGTTTCTCGACCCTGTGTCGACAAATTGGCATTCTTGAAGAAAGAAGAGTGCCCTTCATTTTGAAAGACTTTAGATGTCAGAGAAAGTTGGCTGCGAGCAACTAGAGTCTGTCTGCCTAGGCTTCCAGGCCTTATTTTGATTTAGAATCTGATGTTGATGGGCTGTAGGCAtggtttttttgttgttttttagacgtttcttctgttttttgtcAGTTCCAATGGGCTAGGCACCCTCTCTTTCCACAGATAATGGGTATTGGTATCCTGCATTTTTTACAAAACCCTTGCTATTTAAAGTGACTTGCAAATCTTGCCAGGAGGTATCTTGACTGAGGTTTAGCGAATCTGATCTTCAACCCATGGCTGTGCCACAAGATGAGGCTCTAATCATGATAGGGTTGTGGCTGCACGACCAATTTTTGTGTCACAATTGCAAAACAATAGTGAACCACCTATCGACTTCATTATGATAATTTGCTTCTTTTAGGTTTACTCCACCTCAATGGCAATGCTGCTGACAATGGTTCTATCTGTATaccttttcaatttcaaacctaCATTGCAAGTAAGAATCCCTGCTCAGAAATGATGCAGCTCAATTATTTCTCTCTTATTCATATTCTGAGATGCGTACTAGGATAATTGATAATCTATTCCATACAACCTGTTTGTTGCCTCAGCTCTTCTTGGGCATCATCATTTGTATGATGTCATTACACATGTATTTTGCCCCGCCAAGCATGCTTGTAGATTTGCCCTCGATGAAACCTGCTCCTGAGAGTCTAAAAGAAGTCTCCGTCGAACGAAGATAAGATTCCCAAAATCTGTCGAGGGTGTAGAAAACTGATGCTGCTTTGTTCTCTgcccaacaaaagcaaaagaggTAAAAGAGTGATTCTCTGACTAGAAGAATCTCAGTGATTTTTACATTAAACTAGCTATTGAAAGCATCCATTGCCAGGATCAGAGATGCTCCTTGAAGGTATGGATTCAATTCTGTAGTAGCTGAGGGCTTGAATTTTGGCAGTCTTGGTAAAGAATGAACGTGCCTTGATTTTTACACGAATCAATTAATCTGTAAAATGATGCTCGTAATTAAAAAGCCTCTAGGAAAGCCAGTGTTCttttctattatatatatatatttttaaaaaaagttctTTTATATGTTGACGATCAAGGAAAAATGTTCGATTCCAAGAAGCATATTTGTCAGTGGAAAAAGTATGTGTAATTACTTGCtcttattaataaataataattgcatAGTTTTACACTTTTACTGGCCActttattcatcatcatcacttAAACGATGGTAGTAATACTGTAATTCAGCCGAAGTAGCTCCTCCAGCAAATGCCAGCCTTCAAGCCATTATTGAAAGACAAAAATCCCAAGACAAAATAACAAAGTAAAAGACAGCAAGACAAGCCAAGTGGCCCAAGACCCACGGACGAAGGCCCACGAACCCGTCCACActaattgtttcttattgtaaGGGCCTTAACCCAAGCCGGCCTGGCCGTGATATGGGCAACCCATGCGCTAACATGAGGCCTTGAATCAAACAAGGCCTTAGCTTTTGTGCCCATCAAGAAGTCAATATTGGGGAGGTGATGCATATCAGCCAAGGTGAAGCTGTCACAGGCCAAGTACTTGGATTCAACCAATCTTGACTCGTAGACATCGAGAACCTTGGCTAGCTTGGCTGTGTTCTCCTCCACCGCGGCTTCGTCCACAGGGATGCCATACATGGGCTTTACGGCCAGCTCCCAAACAAGCTTCGAAGCCGGCGATTCGAACTGCTGTGCCTCCACCTCCATCCACTGCAGCCCAATCGGCATCGCCGCGCCTTGGCATTCCAGTTGGGTTCCCTTGTCAGCGTACTCATGAGCTATGTATTTTGTGATCGCTCTTGATTCTGTGCACACACGAACACTCCCCGATCATATATCATTCAATGGATAACATATCATATTTATGTTAAGAAAAATGCTGGAAACCTCCAATTTATGATTCTCATTTTACCCTCAATCTAGCCATGTGAAGCGTTCAATGTTAAAAGAGCCCTAATGAATGATTATTCCATTTATCACATGGGATTAAGGCAAAATGAGAGTTCTAAATTGAGGATCTGTAGCATTGTTTTTATATTCAAATATTGGAGTGAAATTACTTACCAAAGAGCTTCAAATCTCCATGTTCAAAGACTGGAACTTGACCAAATGGCTGCATAGATCATTTGGTGCATAATTAAGGCACTGTAGTCGAAAATAGAACATAAATTCAAGGAATGAAATTATAAGACTTACATGAAAAGAAAGGTGAGGCTCCTTTTTTTGTTCTCCAGTTGACATATCAACAGGAACAAATTGGAACTCAAGCCCCTTCTCGCGGAGACAAGCAAGAACTCTCATAGTGGCTGTGGAGAACGCATTTCCACGGACTTTCATGGCTGCCATTTCTTTGCTAAGAAGAAGATTAAAGATCAACTATGTGATGTGATGACAAAACCAGTGCAAGTGTAGGCAATTATTTATAGAGCAAATGATTTTCTAGAATGCTCCCTAAGATGGATGTATTGTGAGGaaatacaacaaaatacatttATACCGCGGTGATAAAACCGTGGGCTAAGACTGCGTGAAAAGATCTTTAGTTGTGGTTTTCTAATCATAGATAAAGAAAGTGTGACAGCAGCTGTTGTGGTGTCTTTACCTATGGTTTCTAGAACCGCTAATATAAGTATTTTGATTGTCTAATTTAGAAACCGCTAATATAAGTATTTTGATTGTCTAAtttgtaaatataaatattttgattGCCTAATTTGTAAAATAGACATTTCTAACCACTgtattgaattttttatttctatttattCTTTGGCTTTATAAATACCACATATTTTTCTAATCTAATGATTATTTTTATAGATATGAAGaatatctaaaaaaattatgcaaaatcaaacaaaatatattgaaattaaagatTACACCAATACATTGTTCAACTCtcatttattaaaatcaaacattctaAGAATACATTGTTGGAATCAGGAAAAAAGTCGTGATAATGGGATGactggcattaaaataataatattgtaatatttttgaaaaactttAGTAGGGATTCTGCCCCCtaggaaaaaaatttcagagCTATTTTATACCATACAACTCATTGAAACAATATTATCGATGAACATTCATCTTACTGTTTAGTCTAATAAGGTAACCCAAAAGAATCTCCTTCCTAGGAAACAATTTACCTTGAATTCCTTCCTAGATGAACTATCCTTTCTAGGCAACCTACCTTTATCAATCAATCTCGCTCCTTTTCAAAGAATGCGCTCTCACTCCCATTTCGGCTCAACTACGTActttaaatacatattaaaattgatgaaaactaaTCTAAGACCATGTACAAgatgaaaatatatataaatatataactaGAAGTCATATTTCAAATGCAATCtaattttttcataaaaacTAAGTTTGTATAGTGAGTGAATataagtttttattttatttcacattACGACATAATATAATTATACCCGCAGTTAAAATTCTAggtataaaaatgaaaaaccgcTGCTATAGACTTTTTCCGCGGTTGTAAAACCACGGGCTAATAGAGTATTGAAAGACCTTTAGTTGCGGTTTTCATATTAGggtaaaaaaaatgtgattgtAGCTACTGTGATGTCTATAGTTGCAGTTTTCAGAACTGTTGGTATAAGTATTTTGATCGTAGAGAAACTCGAAATTGTAAAATAGAGccaattattaaattttttatttttattaaagaaaatctgaaaaattattgaaaaccAAACAAATATGTTGAAATTATAGTGGAACACTTTCTATGGTGTACGTATGAACACTTTAGAATATTTGATATGAAATTAAAGTGCACATCCACTATTTTCTATGGTGTACGTATGGACACTTTTTTTAACGTGGAATCCATTCAATTGTCTATTGGATAATTGATTGGTAAATTGTGAGACACATGGAAAACCCTGCTAGTAAACAACGGGACACATTGAAGACCCTACAAATCTCATGGAACAATTGAGACCTGAGCTAAGACCCACGAAAAGATAACGTGAAGTGACATTCCTATACGCTGGGCTGAACAAGGACCCATGGATTCAGTTAAGGGAGTTAAGGTTACCGTAAACTAGGTTCTCACATGGGCTGGGTTTAAAGAGACGTCATGGGCCTTCATTAGTTCTCCTGTCCAGCCCATCAAATCTACTTTTCTTAATAATGCATATTTTTAACTGGCCCACTTTATTGCTCATCACTTAAACGAAACCCCAAATTTCAAACCTTCAACCCATGATTGAAAGACAAAAGCCAACACACAAAACAAAGTAAAATACAGCAAGACAAGCAGAAAGGCCCAAGGCCCAAGGCCCAAGGCCCACAGCCCACGAACCCTCCACATTACTTGTTTCGTATTGCAAGGGCCTTAGCCCAAGCAGGCCTGGCCCTAATATCCTCAACCCATGCACTAACATGAGGCCTTGAATCAAACAAGGCCTTAGCTTCTGAACCCATCAAGTAGTCAATACAGGGGAGGTGATGCATATCAGCCAAGGTGAAGCAGTCACAGGCCAAGTACTTGGATTGAACCAATCTGGACTCGTAGACATCCAGAACCTTGGCTAGCTTGTCCTTGTTTTCCTCCACCACTGCTTCCTCCACAGGGATGCCTAAAAAGGGCTTCAGGACTAGCTCCCAAACAAGCTTCGAAGCGGCCGGTTCGAACTGCTGTTCCTCCACCACCATCCACTGCAGCAACATCGGCAGCGCCTTGCCTTGGCATGTCAACTGGGTTCCCTTGTCGGCGTACTCATGAGCGATGTATTTTGTGATCGCTCTTGATTCTGTGCACACGAATACTCTCCGATCATATATCGTTAGATATAGATCGGATAATTTATCTCACAGCTTATAAACTAGTTTATGTTTCCGTTAACTGATTTTGACAGCTTATAAGTTCTGTCAGACAGAGAGCAtatcatatatatctatattcgTGAAATTACTTACCAAAGAGCTTCAAATCTCCATGCTCAAAGACTGGAACTTGACCAAATGGCTGGATGGATCATGTGGTTAATTTTAGGAAATAGAATATAAATTCAAGGAATGAAATTACTCCATCAGACTTACATTAAGAGAAAGGAAAGGCTCCCTTTTGTGTTCTCCAGTTGACATATCAACATTAACAAATTGGAACTCAAGCTCCTTCTCATGGAGACAAGTAAGAACTCTCATGGTGGCTGTGGATAACACACCTCCATGGACTTTCATGGCTGCCATATCTTTACTAAGAAGAAGATTAAAGATAACTGTGTGATGTGATAACACAATTAGTATAGGCAATTATTTATAGATCAAGTGCTTTTCCAGAATGCTCCATGTATAAGATGAATGTACAGTGAGTGAGGCTAGACTTGTTCTTTATTTGGtggggtcttttttttttttctaaataaaatacaaataatgtAAATGTATGATCATGGGACTAATAATtgatcttgttctttttttcctcttttttggaGAAGTGGAGAACTTGTTTATGTTTTcaagaaataaattttaaattaaggGGATATTCGGATCCCCCACCGCATGATAAAGCACTCCACAATTATTAGACAACTTGTCAATTTGGCACCTAAAAAATACCTACCACAATAATCAATTgaatttcgtttttttttttaataacgaAAACGATATCATACGAGTTTTTCCTTAAACATTCGATATGGGTTTAAACTCGAATCATCAGGCCGCTTAAAAATTTCTCATTTGATGACAGGGTAAATTAGGCCAAAGTCAGTGTCTGATCACAAAAGTATTACTCTCAGTAGAAATCGAACTCATGAACTTCCGAGTCTATAAAATTTAGTTCAAGACTCAAGAGAGATTCACCATTAAATTATCACCCAAATGATTCAATTTCGAATATGCCACATCTTTCTATTCCTCTCTAATGtatgatcctttttttttaaaccttaaGAGGGGAAAGAGGCCCACTGGGCTATAAAGATGGGAAAGAGGCCTATTGGGCAATAGAGGTCCACTAGGGGCTATAAAGGCTCACTGGGCTGTCCTCAGTGCTCACAAATGTATGCATTGCAATTAGGGTGGTATTCTATGGTTACGATTCTACCATATATgtctttttccttcccaccctgATATCCACAACCCAAACACTACCCACCAACACCAAGTAATCAAACGTTAGGGAGGTGGCGCATATCAACTAATTTCTATGCACCACAAACCCTCTAAATCACGTATGGATACTTGTTTTATAATATGGAATCCACTCAACTAGTCACGACCCCATAACCCCTATCGAATAGTTGAGACCTGGGCCGAGACTTAGTGCAAGAAGATAATACAAGATAACATTCGCAAACGCTGGGCTTAGTAAAGCCAATCATGTAAATTGCGACAATGAAAACAACCAGTAGACTTGAACTCATGACTTCCGGTTTGTGTGGAGGGTATGTATGGTTTAATTAAGTGGGATTAGTTTGATTTATAGCTGTATATTAAGTCCAGGACAAAGCTAACTGACAGTAATTATATTGATAAAAACTAAACCAAatcggttgacaatcaatttggTTAGACATGCGTGCCCAacattcgattccaatgagaaacatatttctcaacggtatttcaaaaacaaaatactaTCGCTCATTACAAAGTTCCATTGAATTATTGTATTATAGTACAATAACAGAAATCTCATATATCATATCCTCTACAGCTTGTGAGCTTTTATTCCTAATCACCGAGAGTCAGATCCTCTGCAACTTTCATGGAAGCTGGCCTTGAAGAAATATCATCCCACCAAGCATTCACATGGGGACGCTCTGTTATCACTCCATCATAAGGAGTTTTCATCAAATAGTGTATGTATGTAATGTTATGCAGATCAGCTAGACTGTAAAAATCTCCTGCAAGATACTTGGTTTCACTCAGCTTAGCTTCATACACATCAAGGACTTTCTCTAGCTTCTCTAAATAAGCATCCATCACCGTTCGATCCGGAGACTTACCGTAAAGTGGTGCCACAAAGTATTGGTAGTAAATTGGGTGGATTGCAGGATTGAAACTCTGTGACTCCACCTCTGTCCATACCTTCACCAAAGCAGCTTCTTTAGGGTTTTGATGCCTCGTAAGATGGTAGCCGGTGTTCTTGTATTTTTCAGCCAAATATGCTGTTATTGCTCTGGACTCTATAGGTAAGCAAGCATCAATTGAGCAGTCAAGTATTTCCTGGATAACAGTTTTGTGCAGAAACAAGAGAAGAATAATCTTAACCAGCTTACCAAACAAAGTGAGATCACCATCTTCTAGTGCTGGAGTCTGACCAAATGGCTGCATagcatatataaacacacaagAGAGAACATAATTGTAACAGCAGCAacagaaaatcaaacaaatgaaCAAAGTGTGGCTTATCTGATTACATGTTTGGCAAGGAAGTTGGGTTGCTTGTGTTCACAAGCGAGAAGATCGACGGGGACATACTCGAAGTTGAGTTCTTTCTCATGGAGACTGAGCAACACTCTGCCGGTGATCGGGGATGAGGGGGTTCCATACAGCTTAAGCCCCATCTTAATTGACAGAGATAATTAGGATGGTCTTGTAGTCCTAGTATATATGAAGGGGTAGGAGACTTCAAAGAAGATGAATTGAtcattttttgttctgtttgtgTTTACCAGTCAAATGATTGACCCTAACAAGATAAAATTTACTGAGGCAGAACAATACTAGACAGTACACACCCAATAATCCCCAGCAAGCTCAAGACATGTGATTTGTAGTTTCTAGATAGTTTTTTTGGTAGCTGCGAATACCCCAGCCCAACAGTCAACGGTCACTTTGTGATACCTGAGTCAATTTGAAACCCATGCTTGACTATCATAGTCTGCACCATGACGACAAACACTTTAGACCCTCTGAAACCCATGCGTGTTAATGGGCTGCAAGATCTACGGAATCAGGGAACCCTTGAGAAATATCTCAATTAGTTCCGAACTTCCGACCTCTGACACATTTAATCCTTAAGCCTTTAGAAATAACCAACCAGACTATTGCTCAATTGTTAGTTTTTAAATTGCAAAGTTCTAGATTGTCTTTGCAAAAGAGAAATCCATTAGTAACAAAGTAGCCTCCTTTTTTAATGTCTCTGACATTATTGGACAAGTATTGGGAAGggatttcattttcttggttgtaATATGCATAATTTGGGTTAGTCACTTTCAATCTGTTATTGACTCACTTTTGTTGGTTATTGCCAGCAGAAAAGTTGCTGATAAAATATGATAAGTCTTTCTATTAATCTTGTGATAAAACAAGAGAGAATGCTAAGACAAACATGGATAGATGCTTGAAACAGAGATCAAAGCACCACTGTTCCATTCAGTTTATTCAAAAACAGTGCAGAGACTGAAATCTAATACACTGCTGCACAAAAACACTGAAAAAGATTACCCAACATGGAAATCTTATTTCGCACCAAAAGACATGCCCTCCATAACTTTCTTGGAAGCTGGCCTGGAAGAAATGTCCTCCCACCATGCCTTGACATGGGGACGCTCGTTGATCACTTTGGCATAAGGAGTTTTCATGAAGTAGTGAGTGTATGAGAGGTGATGCAGATCAGCTAGGCTGTAAAAATCTCCAGCAAGGTACTTGGTTATGCTCAGCCTATCTTCATACACATCAAGCACTTTCTCTAGCTTCTCTAAGTTGGCATCGATCACTGCCTGATCCGCCGACTGACCCCTCATTGGTGCAATAAATGCTTGGTAGAAAATTGGGCCTATAGCAGGATTGTAACTCTGGGATTCCACCTCCATCCAGATCTTCACCAATGCAGCTTCTTTGGGGTTTGAATGCCTTAGCAGATCAGAACCAGTGTCCTTGAGTTTCTCAGCCACATATGCTGTGATTGCTCTTGACTCTGGCAAACATTGAGgtaatcatcattcatcaagtaatcaatcaagagttagcaagagaaaaagagggagggacaaacatatatatgtacccAACCAAATacaattatcatttttttttgacatggaATCCACCCAACTGTCCACCGGACAACTGACTAGTAAACCCCGAGCCGTGTGAAAGACTCCGCAACCCCATTGACCAGTTGAGACTTGAGCCGAAGCCCAGTGCGAGAAGATCACATGGGTGGCATTCACATAGTATGGCTGAGCAAGAGTCCATCTTGCAAATTGGGCTGATGAAACATCCATGGGATTTGAACTCATGATCTTGCAGTAAGAGTTACCGTGATCAAATTCACCATATTAGCCAACGACCAGTTGTTAAATTATAACACCATCAAGTTTTACTGTTTCTAGaaacaataaaacacaaattcccATCATAGATTAGTAAGAAACAAACAGTCTAATGATCAATCAACTAGTGCTTCAATGGATGTCTTTTTGTTATCAGTTATCACATATTAGGGATGACAATTTGTGCCCAACCCACGCGAATTTTCCCCAATCCGAAGCTTGTGCAGGGCAGGGACGAGGCAAAGAATCTCAACCCGCATGCGGGGCGGGGACGGGTTTGCCTCCCAACCCGCCCCGCACCCCGTCACGCAACCCGATCCGCtatacatgtgtgtatatatatatatagaaaataattatatatgtatatatatacactccacATGcgtagataatttttttttagatctCATagtaatgatttttttaatacaatataatatattgaattattgtgtttctccaatcaaaaaacattaaataggtTAGTTGGTATGTGTACATCTTATATACTTGAGacgtcttttaaaaaaattcataggcAGAGATTTCCGTGCGGAGCGAAGACCCGTGGATTGTAACGGGGCGGAGACGGGGGTTGAATGTTGCCCCGACATACGGGGGCGGGGCAGCCATGATTCGCCCCGCCCCACCCCACCCCGTTGCCATGCCTACCCAAAAATAGtacaaaaaacaatataaagCAGATGTGCAAATCAACATGGATAAACAATTCCAGATCTGCGAATTAATATCTTACCAAACAGAGTGAGATCATCATCTTCCAGTGCTGGAATCTGACCAAACGGCTGCAATCACATAAACCAAATCAAAAcagttcaaaatcaaaatcaacgaAATGGATTGACTGAACAAGATCTTATATAACAAATCGAAATTCATGCttggatttggtcaattaaattaCATTCTTAGCGATGAAGGCAGGCTGTTTGTGTTCCCCAGCCATGAGATTAACAGGAATAAGCTCGAAATCAGCTTGTTTCTCATGGAGACAGAACAGCACTCTccctgtgcaagt contains:
- the LOC119983078 gene encoding glutathione S-transferase F13-like, with protein sequence MALKLYGVPASTCTGRVLFCLHEKQADFELIPVNLMAGEHKQPAFIAKNPFGQIPALEDDDLTLFESRAITAYVAEKLKDTGSDLLRHSNPKEAALVKIWMEVESQSYNPAIGPIFYQAFIAPMRGQSADQAVIDANLEKLEKVLDVYEDRLSITKYLAGDFYSLADLHHLSYTHYFMKTPYAKVINERPHVKAWWEDISSRPASKKVMEGMSFGAK
- the LOC119982427 gene encoding glutathione S-transferase-like isoform X1, with the protein product MAAMKVHGGVLSTATMRVLTCLHEKELEFQFVNVDMSTGEHKREPFLSLNPFGQVPVFEHGDLKLFDKLSDLYLTIYDRRVFVCTESRAITKYIAHEYADKGTQLTCQGKALPMLLQWMVVEEQQFEPAASKLVWELVLKPFLGIPVEEAVVEENKDKLAKVLDVYESRLVQSKYLACDCFTLADMHHLPCIDYLMGSEAKALFDSRPHVSAWVEDIRARPAWAKALAIRNK
- the LOC119982427 gene encoding glutathione S-transferase-like isoform X2; this encodes MAAMKVHGGVLSTATMRVLTCLHEKELEFQFVNVDMSTGEHKREPFLSLNPFGQVPVFEHGDLKLFESRAITKYIAHEYADKGTQLTCQGKALPMLLQWMVVEEQQFEPAASKLVWELVLKPFLGIPVEEAVVEENKDKLAKVLDVYESRLVQSKYLACDCFTLADMHHLPCIDYLMGSEAKALFDSRPHVSAWVEDIRARPAWAKALAIRNK
- the LOC119983079 gene encoding glutathione S-transferase F13-like, which encodes MGLKLYGTPSSPITGRVLLSLHEKELNFEYVPVDLLACEHKQPNFLAKHPFGQTPALEDGDLTLFESRAITAYLAEKYKNTGYHLTRHQNPKEAALVKVWTEVESQSFNPAIHPIYYQYFVAPLYGKSPDRTVMDAYLEKLEKVLDVYEAKLSETKYLAGDFYSLADLHNITYIHYLMKTPYDGVITERPHVNAWWDDISSRPASMKVAEDLTLGD
- the LOC119982428 gene encoding glutathione S-transferase PARB-like, with the translated sequence MAAMKVRGNAFSTATMRVLACLREKGLEFQFVPVDMSTGEQKKEPHLSFHPFGQVPVFEHGDLKLFESRAITKYIAHEYADKGTQLECQGAAMPIGLQWMEVEAQQFESPASKLVWELAVKPMYGIPVDEAAVEENTAKLAKVLDVYESRLVESKYLACDSFTLADMHHLPNIDFLMGTKAKALFDSRPHVSAWVAHITARPAWVKALTIRNN